One Chryseobacterium sp. StRB126 genomic region harbors:
- a CDS encoding HopJ type III effector protein — protein MLLEQLKHFPETVQFNDVIAYIDANYEFTPTAFKNGNIRNEEGQNNGSCKIFGFASYHGLTKEETLPLFGDFYREDVLKKPNGTDHQNIRNFMEFGWDGLIFEGNPLREK, from the coding sequence ATGTTATTAGAACAATTAAAGCATTTTCCTGAAACCGTTCAATTCAATGATGTGATTGCTTATATAGATGCAAACTACGAATTTACCCCTACAGCATTCAAAAACGGAAATATAAGAAATGAAGAAGGGCAGAATAACGGTTCATGTAAAATATTCGGTTTTGCCTCTTACCACGGCCTGACCAAAGAAGAAACACTTCCGCTTTTCGGAGATTTTTACAGAGAAGATGTCCTTAAAAAACCTAATGGTACAGATCATCAGAATATCAGAAACTTCATGGAGTTTGGATGGGACGGATTGATCTTTGAGGGAAATCCGTTAAGAGAGAAATAG
- a CDS encoding helix-turn-helix transcriptional regulator: MSSNKNALIRYKTLDKCLKNKYRKYTLEDLIDECSEALFEFEGKESYVSKRTIQLDLQNMRSEKFGYEAPIEVYERKYYRYSDPEYSIHNISVNESDLKAMNNAVQILKQFKDFSMFKEMNGVIQKLEDSIHSTSQKSIIHLDKNEQLKGLEHIDILYESVLNKKVLKILYKSFTARESNVYTVHPQLLKEYNNRWFLVCLYKQKMYNLALDRMEDIEVDEKTSYIDKNLDGDEYFKDIVGVTVAESIVPKNVVFFVDAANAPYVKTKPLHKSQEIVSETKEGTLFKICVQINFELERLLLGFGDSLVVHKPQKLRLRMEEKFKAGSKNYQELIIPEKN, encoded by the coding sequence ATGTCATCTAATAAAAACGCTCTGATCCGCTATAAAACATTAGACAAGTGCCTCAAAAATAAATACAGAAAGTATACACTGGAAGACCTCATTGATGAGTGTTCCGAAGCTTTGTTTGAATTTGAGGGCAAAGAGTCTTATGTAAGCAAAAGAACCATTCAGCTGGATCTTCAGAATATGCGAAGTGAAAAGTTCGGGTATGAAGCTCCAATTGAAGTGTATGAAAGAAAATATTATCGGTACAGCGATCCGGAATACAGCATTCATAATATTTCCGTGAATGAAAGCGATCTGAAGGCGATGAATAATGCTGTGCAGATCCTGAAACAGTTTAAAGACTTTTCAATGTTCAAGGAAATGAATGGTGTGATCCAAAAACTGGAGGATTCTATCCATTCTACCAGCCAGAAATCCATTATTCATTTGGATAAAAATGAACAGTTGAAAGGGTTGGAGCATATTGATATCCTGTATGAAAGTGTACTTAATAAAAAAGTATTGAAGATTTTATACAAAAGTTTCACCGCAAGAGAGTCCAATGTATATACAGTTCATCCACAGTTGTTGAAAGAATACAACAACCGTTGGTTTCTGGTTTGTCTTTACAAGCAGAAAATGTATAATCTGGCATTGGACAGGATGGAAGATATTGAAGTGGATGAAAAAACTTCCTATATTGATAAGAATCTGGATGGAGATGAATATTTTAAAGATATTGTAGGAGTTACCGTTGCAGAATCTATAGTTCCTAAGAATGTAGTTTTCTTTGTAGATGCTGCCAATGCTCCTTATGTGAAAACAAAACCATTGCATAAAAGCCAGGAAATTGTAAGTGAAACAAAAGAAGGAACACTCTTTAAAATCTGTGTACAGATCAATTTTGAATTAGAAAGACTATTGCTGGGTTTTGGGGATTCTCTGGTGGTACA